The DNA window taaatagcaagattctctttgatgtgacgggtctaaactttagaggggaggaaacgaacacaccctgagCTGATGATGTCTAACTGCATGTCTACATATGAACAGTGCTATATGTTTCAAATCTTATCTTCTCTCTTAAGAGACGATGAGTCTAATGGTACCAGTTATAAAAAAATATTTCGCTTTAAATTTAGAAAAACTGCAAACAAGTTCTCAATATGTCGTCGAAATTTCAGAAGATCAGTCCAACACTCAACAAAACTTGATTCCTCAAGCTAATTATCTACTAAGATTCTAAGAAGGCCCATCTCCGAGTTCCCTGCATACTGATTATTCCACGAATCCAAACGTTAATTAGCCCGATTGATCTTAAGAAAAACTCAGAATATGAtggcatacctcccaccataAACGCTCTAATTGCATTTCACCTCGCATAGTTGTACGACCAGTACACCGTATTTAGTGATTATTAGCGTGGAGCATATAAACATGCTTGGCATAACAACTGCCTCCTCCATAGCGAATATAATAAGTCCACCtaggtttgtcctaagtcaaaaccttttCAACTTTAACAATACGTGCTTAAAATTTTGTGTATGTGTTGGCATTACTAGATTCATTATAAAACTACTTTTACAATATATATAACACTTTccatgtatatatgtatatgataATATATTTTCATAGATATTACTAGCCAAtttaaaattttaattaattaggACAAACTAGATGTACCTGTATTTTTATCAGAGAAAGTAGCTGATGGATTCTTCTTTCTCTCGCCAGTGTGGGGGAAGATCACAAGAATCAACATTCTTGTCGGATTGGTCCGTCAACGAAGAACACGCCCACCATTCATCGACCATGGCATTGAGGCAATGCGTTTTTACCTAACTTCCACAGATTATATTCTTGACCCGGGTCGAGACTGATAACCTTCACGGTTCACGTTCAGCAGGAGCTTGTAGCTTTGCTACCACGTAGGATCAGTACAAAATACGCTGCATCAGAATACCAACGGTGACCTTTCATATAGCTACATGCAGGCATGGGAATCAAATAATTGCAGGCCCCTCCACatcacaaaaaaaaagaaaagaaaagaaagagagatgCCATTCTCATCCTCCCTCTTGATCAACCTGCAGAAACGAACAACGACCGGAAGAACCCAACGTGACACCCGAGCACATGGCCATGATGCAGGCAAACACACGTCACCTTGCTCGTGCGGCACTAGCGGGTAGTCTTCTTCGTCTTCCACTACGAGTGAGGCAACAGAGAGCACAAATCTTGCCTGCAGATAGAGGCGAATCTATAAAGCTACGAGACTACTAAGACATGGATCAGAGCCCCGTGCACCTATAAAAGAGAGCAGCAACTGATGGCAAGCTCCGACGTGCAGGACAACTGCTAGCTAGCTTCCTAGTACCATAAGCTAGAGAGCTCCGGCCACCCAGCCAAGAGGCGGCGGCAGCCAGCAGGCAGCAGCCATGGCCATGGCAACCGTGCCCCCGCCCCCGAGGTGCCTGTTCCCGGGCAAGGAGCACCGGAACGCGATCACGGTGCAGCAGTTCAAGAACTGGCTGAAGCAGTTCGACACCGACGGCGACGGGCGCATCAGCCGGAAGGAGCTGCGGGAGgccatccgccgccgcggcgcgtgGTTCTCCGGCCTGCGGGCGCTGTTCGCCGTCCGGCGCGCCGACCGGAACCGCAACGGCTTCGTGGACGACTCCGAGATCGAGGGCCTCATCCAGTTCGCCGAGAGGGAGCTGGGGTTCAGGATCACCACGGACGCGGCCCCCGCCGGCGGCCCGCCTCTCGGCCGCGTAGTGAtgggctcgccggcggcggctcctcCGCTCTACAAGTCGACCACGTACGTGGCGTATTAACGTAATTAATTACGCCGCACGTCCTTAAGTATGTAGCGGTGCATGCACTGTTGCTGTGATCCCGTGCTCTCGTTTTCGTCTGCCCATGTCGTCGTAGTAGGCTCGTATAGATTAGATTGGCTGCTACTCCGTATATGTGTAGCTTCAGCTTCTCCTCCGAATAATTTGTGTGGAAGCAGGAGGAAGCACGTACTGTACTCTGCACGTTTGGGTGTA is part of the Panicum hallii strain FIL2 chromosome 2, PHallii_v3.1, whole genome shotgun sequence genome and encodes:
- the LOC112882030 gene encoding calmodulin-like protein 5; the encoded protein is MAMATVPPPPRCLFPGKEHRNAITVQQFKNWLKQFDTDGDGRISRKELREAIRRRGAWFSGLRALFAVRRADRNRNGFVDDSEIEGLIQFAERELGFRITTDAAPAGGPPLGRVVMGSPAAAPPLYKSTTYVAY